TGGCAAGACCATGGGCAAGGTCATGGCCCGTCTGGCCGAAAAAGGCGTTGACGCCGCACTGGTCATCAAGACCGGCCGCCCGGCTGACGCCATCCTCGAAGCCGCCGACGAGATGGCGGCCGATCTCATCGTCATCGGTTCCACCGGCAAGCATGGGGCGCTGCGGATGCTCCTGGGCAGCGTGTCGTCCCGGGTGGCGGAGTATTCCACGCGCAGCGTGTTTATTGTGAAGTAGGGGGCGCGGGTATCCTTACAGACCAGGAAAGGTTTTGTAACACTGCAGGTTGGAAAAACCTGAAAGACGACTGGGACAGGAGCGCAGTGGAAGCTGGTTGCGTGGGGGACGGGTTTCCCGCACTCGGCGTCATTG
This DNA window, taken from Desulfovibrio sp. TomC, encodes the following:
- a CDS encoding universal stress protein, whose protein sequence is MKILVAHDGSAQADKALDVGVGIAGKSGGSVVVVNVVPDLCLASEEIGMETCELVSRSLTDEAGKTMGKVMARLAEKGVDAALVIKTGRPADAILEAADEMAADLIVIGSTGKHGALRMLLGSVSSRVAEYSTRSVFIVK